The Proteiniphilum propionicum genome contains the following window.
GCCGGCAGACACAATGGCAATGTAACTGTCGGTTGTTTCCTCCCGGTTCCCCATCAGGCGGATCGTTTTGGCTACTGGGTTGTATACAACCCCCTCGACACGAGTGGAAACGTAGTCATACATTTCTCTTGTCGCTTTTGTACCGAATACGTCGTTCCCGTTGCGGAGCAGGGATCTTATTATACCCACAACCTGTTCGGGGGTTTTTCCCTGACAGAAGATCACTTCCGGTTGTCCCGTCCGTTCTCGGCGAAGATAGTCGACCTTGGCAAAGTCGATGTCTTCATAACCTTTGTCTTTTTGTTTTGTCGTCATTGTAAATTCCTGTTTAAACTTCCCATGGAGTAGCCCTCCAATTCCATACAGACATAGAGGAACCCGTATTCTTTAAGTTGCCGCGACACCCTGTCCAGGATTGCGGGGTCGCAAAATCGCGCCCTCTCTTCCGGCTCTAGTTCGATACGAGCGATCAGATCGTGGCTGCGTACTCTTACCTGCGCATATCCGAGGGAATGCAGGTATTTCTCCGCTTTTTCAATGCGGTTCAATTTCCCGGCCGTGATCTCTTCACCGTATGATATACGGGTTGCCAGGCAGGCGTAAGCGGGTTTATCCCAAGTGGATAACCCGAGTTGCTTTGACAACAGCCTGATCTCTTTTTTATTCAGGCCGGCCGTTTTTAGCGGACTGATAACGTTTAACTCTTCTATTGCTTTTGTACCCGG
Protein-coding sequences here:
- the larE gene encoding ATP-dependent sacrificial sulfur transferase LarE, which encodes MDTHTLFKYQSLIDHLGQLESVVVAFSGGVDSSFLAKVCREVLSDRAIAVTVVSPMIPAWDLDDAKAIASQIGIEHILLEKATIDTVVRQNPENRCYHCKKTAFRAIVEIAKERGFNAVLDGSNADDTKDYRPGTKAIEELNVISPLKTAGLNKKEIRLLSKQLGLSTWDKPAYACLATRISYGEEITAGKLNRIEKAEKYLHSLGYAQVRVRSHDLIARIELEPEERARFCDPAILDRVSRQLKEYGFLYVCMELEGYSMGSLNRNLQ